From the genome of Sphingobacterium kitahiroshimense, one region includes:
- a CDS encoding VOC family protein — MKKVTGLGGVFFKCEDPQKMNDWYAKNLGLEAGEYGATFKWRELDHPSVKGATAWCTFPRDSEYFNPSVKPFMINYRVENLVALVEELKKDNVTIVDEISEYDYGKFIHVLDPEGNIIELWEPIGDME; from the coding sequence ATGAAAAAAGTAACTGGGCTTGGAGGTGTGTTTTTTAAATGCGAGGATCCTCAAAAGATGAACGACTGGTATGCCAAGAATCTAGGTTTGGAAGCTGGTGAATATGGAGCAACTTTTAAATGGCGCGAGCTTGATCATCCATCGGTTAAGGGGGCAACAGCATGGTGTACATTTCCTCGTGATTCTGAATATTTTAATCCTTCTGTAAAGCCCTTTATGATCAATTACCGCGTCGAAAACCTTGTTGCGCTGGTTGAGGAATTAAAAAAAGATAATGTCACTATCGTAGATGAAATTTCGGAGTATGATTATGGGAAATTTATTCATGTATTAGATCCTGAAGGTAATATCATTGAACTCTGGGAACCCATAGGGGATATGGAATAG
- a CDS encoding DUF6266 family protein — protein MAIIKNGVNGTVSGKAGSVVFVLTKTGNYVRSLPRVKKRAPTPEQLLSRTRFKIVRSHISMLNPIINIGYKAYSYPKRAYDVAMSYNLNEALIQKEDDFVVDWQKFMIAKGSPNPITSYTMDFDQENQVIRVTWEYDVYLEKKFNTRSYDSFLILYNAEDNGGEYPLLMNDSKDSLISGKQNVKIPKHKKKVTYEVFIFFVESYGGGNTDSMHLGKIKV, from the coding sequence ATGGCAATCATCAAAAATGGCGTTAATGGGACTGTTTCCGGGAAAGCAGGTTCTGTTGTGTTTGTCTTAACGAAAACAGGAAATTATGTGCGTTCTCTCCCTCGCGTTAAAAAACGGGCACCTACACCTGAGCAACTGCTCAGTAGAACACGCTTCAAAATTGTGAGGTCGCATATTAGTATGTTAAATCCCATTATCAATATTGGTTATAAGGCATACAGCTATCCTAAGCGGGCATATGATGTGGCGATGTCTTATAATTTGAACGAAGCACTTATTCAGAAAGAGGACGATTTTGTAGTTGACTGGCAGAAATTTATGATTGCCAAAGGAAGCCCGAATCCCATCACTTCCTATACGATGGATTTCGATCAAGAAAATCAAGTGATTCGGGTGACTTGGGAATATGATGTTTATCTGGAGAAGAAGTTTAACACCAGGTCTTACGATTCCTTTTTAATCCTGTATAATGCAGAAGATAATGGGGGGGAATATCCACTTTTGATGAACGACTCGAAAGACAGCTTAATATCTGGCAAACAAAATGTTAAAATTCCGAAACATAAAAAGAAAGTGACGTATGAAGTGTTTATCTTTTTTGTAGAGAGCTATGGTGGTGGTAATACAGACAGTATGCACTTGGGTAAGATAAAGGTTTGA
- a CDS encoding arylsulfatase, which yields MIRNLNICTLVSLFFAIGNIYAQRSTKPNIIYIYADDLGYGEIEPYGQQKIKTPNLLKLAEKGMTFTQHYASTPVCAPSRAMLMTGKHGGHAYIRGNYELGGFPDSLEGGQMPLPEGTLTIPKMLKQIGYRTAMAGKWGLGMNNTPGSPLRQGFDYYISVLDQKQAHNFYPTHLWENDVRLTLNNPVMDVHKALNPATATDADFDYYIGKEYATDLMAEKALKFISENKEQPFFLYLPFTQPHVSLQAPQEYIDMYKGVFDEKPYYGQQGYSATKYPYATYAAMITYLDAQVGKIMNRISELGLDENTIIMFSSDNGTTFNGGVNPKFFKSVGDLRGLKMDVFEGGIRVPFIASWPGNISAGVKSDFASAQYDIMATIAAVTGQKLENTDGISLLPTLLGKTDEQQDHDFLYWEYPENGGQIAIRLGKWKAVKLDVRKKGYSRTPWMIFDLENDRKEEHDLAAQHPELIKKFDTIVDHQHQPAHIKEWEFINPKFTKK from the coding sequence ATGATTAGAAATTTAAACATATGCACCTTAGTAAGTCTATTTTTTGCTATTGGAAACATTTATGCACAAAGGAGTACTAAACCTAATATCATATATATTTATGCAGATGATTTGGGGTATGGTGAGATTGAACCTTATGGGCAGCAGAAAATAAAAACTCCTAATCTATTAAAATTAGCTGAGAAGGGGATGACTTTTACACAACATTATGCTAGTACACCTGTATGTGCACCATCCCGTGCTATGCTTATGACTGGTAAACATGGTGGGCATGCTTATATTCGTGGTAATTATGAACTTGGTGGATTTCCTGATAGTCTTGAAGGTGGGCAGATGCCCCTGCCGGAAGGCACATTAACCATTCCTAAGATGCTGAAGCAGATTGGATATCGTACAGCTATGGCGGGTAAGTGGGGATTAGGTATGAATAATACACCAGGCAGCCCCTTGAGACAGGGATTTGATTATTATATCTCGGTTTTAGATCAGAAACAAGCTCACAATTTTTATCCAACTCACTTATGGGAAAATGATGTGCGATTAACATTGAACAACCCTGTAATGGATGTGCATAAGGCACTTAATCCAGCGACAGCGACAGACGCAGATTTTGACTATTATATAGGGAAGGAATATGCAACTGATCTAATGGCTGAAAAAGCACTCAAATTTATTTCAGAGAATAAGGAACAGCCATTTTTTCTTTATCTGCCATTTACGCAACCACATGTGTCATTGCAGGCACCTCAAGAATATATTGATATGTACAAAGGTGTTTTTGATGAAAAACCTTACTATGGACAGCAAGGATATTCAGCTACTAAATATCCTTATGCAACATATGCTGCAATGATTACTTATTTGGATGCTCAGGTCGGTAAAATAATGAACCGAATCTCGGAGCTAGGTCTTGATGAGAATACAATCATTATGTTTTCTAGTGATAATGGTACGACATTTAATGGCGGTGTAAATCCAAAATTCTTTAAAAGCGTCGGTGACTTAAGAGGTCTAAAAATGGATGTATTCGAAGGAGGGATCCGTGTGCCTTTTATAGCATCTTGGCCAGGAAATATTTCGGCGGGAGTGAAATCTGATTTTGCATCAGCGCAGTATGATATTATGGCCACAATAGCTGCAGTCACTGGTCAAAAACTTGAAAATACCGATGGTATTTCATTATTGCCAACACTTTTGGGAAAAACAGATGAACAACAAGATCATGATTTTTTATATTGGGAATATCCGGAAAACGGAGGACAGATCGCAATCCGTTTAGGGAAATGGAAAGCTGTTAAATTAGATGTCCGTAAGAAAGGCTACAGTAGGACACCTTGGATGATTTTTGATCTTGAAAATGATAGGAAGGAAGAGCACGATTTAGCTGCTCAGCATCCAGAACTAATTAAAAAATTTGATACTATAGTAGATCATCAACATCAACCAGCACATATCAAAGAATGGGAGTTTATTAATCCAAAATTCACTAAAAAGTAA
- a CDS encoding class I SAM-dependent methyltransferase, with protein sequence MNNKEEKAEFWESAFVEKSEMWGFEPAKTAVLTADFFIKELVKNVLIPGIGYGRNAQVFKDKGMAVTGIEISKTAIKMARAHYGSDMLIFNGSVTDMPFDQNKYDGIFCYALIHLLDSQERIKLIQDCYDQLNVNGYMFFTAISKKADSYKKGRYIDKDRYEVFEGVKLFFYDEHAIESEFKHVGLFEIEEIDESQPFFLIKCKKSNN encoded by the coding sequence ATGAATAATAAAGAAGAAAAAGCAGAATTTTGGGAATCTGCTTTTGTTGAAAAAAGTGAAATGTGGGGTTTCGAACCAGCAAAAACAGCTGTTTTAACGGCTGATTTTTTTATCAAAGAGCTTGTTAAAAATGTACTTATCCCGGGAATAGGGTATGGTCGTAATGCTCAGGTTTTTAAAGATAAGGGTATGGCTGTTACGGGAATAGAAATATCGAAGACAGCAATCAAGATGGCGAGGGCTCATTATGGATCGGATATGCTAATTTTTAATGGATCTGTTACTGATATGCCTTTTGATCAAAATAAATATGATGGTATATTTTGTTATGCTTTAATTCATTTATTGGATAGCCAAGAAAGGATTAAACTAATTCAGGATTGTTATGATCAACTCAATGTCAACGGATATATGTTTTTTACGGCAATTTCTAAGAAGGCTGATAGTTACAAAAAAGGAAGATATATTGATAAGGATCGTTATGAAGTATTCGAAGGAGTAAAGCTTTTTTTCTATGATGAGCATGCTATTGAATCCGAGTTTAAGCATGTTGGGCTATTTGAAATTGAGGAAATTGATGAAAGTCAACCCTTTTTTTTAATAAAATGTAAGAAATCTAATAATTGA
- a CDS encoding CatB-related O-acetyltransferase, with product MSTKQDQIKHWSRVEYLHETHTNPNIHIKGNTSYYSNAWTGNFEECVVRYLYGDVYSLNQWEPAWVIDQLYIGSYVCIAAEAVILMGGNNTHRSDWFSLYPFVESIVESYQSKGDTIIGDGVWIGMRAMILPGIQIGEGAIIASGAVVTKDVAPYSVVAGNPAKHIKFRFQSDTIISLRNLKIYDWDEAKFKHLQSFICGNDIERLIEEACKYEASL from the coding sequence ATGAGTACAAAACAAGATCAGATTAAGCATTGGTCCCGTGTTGAATATTTGCACGAAACTCATACCAATCCCAATATTCATATTAAGGGGAACACAAGTTATTACAGCAACGCCTGGACTGGAAATTTTGAAGAATGTGTTGTTCGTTATTTGTATGGAGATGTGTACAGTTTAAATCAATGGGAACCTGCCTGGGTTATAGATCAATTATATATTGGTTCGTATGTGTGTATTGCAGCTGAAGCTGTAATATTGATGGGGGGAAATAATACGCATCGTTCTGATTGGTTTAGTTTATATCCTTTTGTTGAATCTATCGTAGAATCGTATCAAAGTAAAGGAGATACTATAATTGGCGATGGTGTTTGGATAGGGATGCGTGCCATGATTCTTCCGGGTATTCAGATTGGAGAGGGCGCTATTATTGCTTCAGGAGCTGTTGTTACAAAAGATGTTGCACCCTATAGTGTTGTTGCAGGAAATCCGGCAAAGCATATTAAGTTTAGGTTTCAATCGGATACGATTATTTCATTGCGTAATTTAAAAATTTATGATTGGGATGAGGCGAAATTTAAACATTTACAGTCATTTATATGTGGAAACGATATTGAACGATTGATAGAGGAAGCATGCAAATATGAAGCCTCCCTGTAA
- a CDS encoding DUF2200 domain-containing protein, whose protein sequence is MKSTAGHDERIAKMIFASVYPHYLEKVEKKGRTKEELHQVIKWLTGFDEQQLQDQIDQKVNFETFFENANLNVNANLITGVICGYRVEEIKNPLTQKVRYLDRIIDELAKGKKMEKILRQVC, encoded by the coding sequence ATGAAAAGTACCGCTGGACACGATGAACGAATAGCAAAAATGATATTTGCATCGGTTTATCCTCATTATCTCGAAAAAGTTGAAAAGAAAGGTAGAACAAAAGAGGAGCTGCATCAGGTTATAAAATGGTTAACCGGTTTTGATGAACAACAGTTGCAGGATCAAATTGATCAGAAAGTAAATTTTGAAACATTCTTTGAAAATGCAAATCTTAATGTTAATGCCAATCTTATTACTGGTGTAATCTGTGGTTATCGTGTAGAGGAAATTAAAAATCCTCTAACACAGAAAGTTAGATATCTCGATAGGATAATAGATGAATTAGCAAAAGGGAAAAAAATGGAAAAAATTTTGCGACAAGTTTGTTAA
- a CDS encoding FMN-binding negative transcriptional regulator yields MFIPNNFKIEHEAEQIAFMKKYSFATIITVKNNIPIATQLPFVVNDTSDKLILTAHFAKNNEQVAYISKNTSLVIFTEPHAYISPQHYDKVESVPTWDYIAVHAYGTAKIITDEEAKINALEQMILFYEKDYLQQWNNQSKKFKKGMMQGIVIFELEVNELQGQKKLSQNKTKEERQRIIQQLKSSPSKMDNDLASYIQDSL; encoded by the coding sequence ATGTTTATACCCAATAATTTTAAAATTGAGCATGAAGCTGAGCAGATTGCTTTCATGAAAAAATATAGCTTTGCCACCATAATTACAGTAAAGAATAATATTCCAATTGCTACACAGCTACCTTTTGTTGTAAACGACACTTCAGATAAACTTATTCTTACTGCCCATTTTGCAAAAAATAATGAACAAGTCGCGTATATTTCAAAAAATACTTCACTAGTTATATTTACCGAACCTCATGCTTATATATCTCCTCAACATTATGATAAAGTAGAAAGCGTACCTACTTGGGATTATATTGCTGTTCATGCTTATGGAACTGCAAAAATTATAACAGATGAAGAGGCTAAAATCAATGCTTTAGAGCAAATGATTTTATTTTATGAAAAAGATTACTTACAACAGTGGAATAATCAATCTAAAAAATTCAAAAAGGGAATGATGCAAGGTATAGTAATCTTCGAGTTAGAGGTAAATGAGTTACAAGGGCAGAAGAAATTAAGTCAAAATAAAACAAAAGAAGAACGTCAACGAATTATACAACAACTAAAAAGTAGTCCAAGTAAAATGGATAACGATCTTGCTTCATACATACAGGATTCTTTATAA
- a CDS encoding SDR family oxidoreductase: MKIGITGATGHLGRLVVGKLKEKTASSNLVALVRDTQKARDLGIEARLFDYNKPDTLVESLKGINHLLLISGNEIGQRQAQHENVIKAAKEAGVEWIVYTSLLHADTSSLVLANEHLLTEEILKSSCVPFTILRNGWYTENYTASVPTAIQNGALFGSAGEGKIASAARADYAEAAAVVLTSADQQNKVYELAGDYAYTLAELAEEISNQTGKVIPYKNLSESDYAKALIEAGLPEGLATAIASFDKGAANGDLYDDGKQLSTLIGRPTTSLTTVVKAALAG; this comes from the coding sequence ATGAAAATAGGAATTACAGGTGCTACTGGACATCTAGGACGTCTGGTAGTGGGAAAATTAAAAGAAAAAACTGCAAGCAGCAATTTAGTTGCATTAGTGCGTGACACTCAAAAAGCTCGTGACTTAGGTATCGAAGCACGCTTATTTGATTATAATAAACCGGATACTTTGGTCGAGTCATTGAAAGGAATTAATCATTTATTATTGATATCAGGAAATGAAATTGGACAGCGTCAGGCACAGCATGAAAACGTTATCAAGGCTGCAAAAGAGGCGGGAGTAGAATGGATTGTATATACGAGCCTTTTACATGCTGATACATCTTCATTGGTATTGGCAAATGAACATCTATTAACGGAGGAAATTCTAAAATCATCTTGTGTGCCTTTTACTATTTTGCGTAATGGTTGGTATACTGAAAATTATACCGCTTCTGTTCCTACAGCAATACAAAATGGTGCATTATTTGGTAGTGCAGGAGAGGGGAAAATAGCATCTGCAGCGAGAGCTGATTATGCTGAAGCTGCAGCAGTAGTTTTAACCAGTGCAGATCAACAAAATAAGGTATACGAGTTAGCAGGTGACTATGCTTACACCTTAGCTGAGTTGGCTGAAGAGATTTCAAATCAAACAGGGAAAGTTATTCCTTATAAAAATTTAAGTGAGTCAGATTATGCGAAAGCTTTAATAGAAGCAGGTTTACCTGAAGGATTAGCAACTGCTATCGCAAGTTTTGATAAAGGAGCTGCAAATGGTGATTTGTATGATGATGGAAAACAGTTATCTACTTTGATCGGTCGTCCAACAACTTCGCTGACTACTGTTGTCAAAGCAGCTTTAGCGGGATAA
- a CDS encoding PLP-dependent aminotransferase family protein, giving the protein MKRDFLYDEIARKISSQIKSGLLQPGDRLPSIRTFSQEQGISVNTVKRVFLELEAQSLIQSKPQSGYFVSPASYLKIPLTEVSKTSLGIDNVEPKELISRVYANMGKSDLTLFSIGIPSGNLLPLAKLKKELILATRALKEGGTEYEPIEGNSKLRRMIAVRSLAWGGKLQESDLVTTNGGMHALSLCLMALTKPGDTLALESPCYPGILQLAISLGLQVIEVATHPITGIDIESLKKIIPVIHVCLLVPNYNTPLGSCIPDSNKYEIVHLLAKHHIPIIEDDVYGDLYFGSTRPKCCKSYDTEGNVLWCSSISKTLAPGYRVGWIAPGKYKEQILKLKLVHAISSTSVVHEAVGNFLKSGRYDNHLRHLRSTLSDNFQHYAHTIASYFPEGTKISRPQGGLALWVEFNENIDTAELYEFALKHNISIAPGRMFTLQDQYNNCMRLCYGLPWNNELQFKLKQLGNFAKILDKKNINSLI; this is encoded by the coding sequence ATGAAAAGAGATTTTTTATACGATGAAATTGCTCGTAAAATCAGTAGTCAAATTAAAAGTGGCTTATTGCAACCTGGTGATCGCCTGCCATCAATCCGAACATTCAGTCAAGAGCAAGGGATAAGTGTGAACACTGTCAAACGTGTATTTCTTGAATTAGAAGCACAGTCTCTTATTCAATCCAAGCCTCAGTCGGGTTATTTTGTTAGTCCGGCGTCTTACCTAAAGATTCCATTAACGGAAGTAAGTAAAACTTCACTAGGCATTGACAATGTCGAGCCAAAGGAACTTATTAGTCGTGTATATGCAAATATGGGGAAATCAGATCTGACACTATTCTCTATTGGTATTCCTTCTGGTAATTTGTTGCCATTAGCAAAATTGAAAAAAGAACTTATTCTCGCTACAAGGGCGTTAAAGGAAGGTGGAACTGAATATGAACCAATAGAAGGAAATTCAAAATTACGAAGAATGATTGCTGTCCGATCATTAGCATGGGGAGGGAAGTTACAAGAAAGTGATTTGGTAACGACTAATGGAGGTATGCATGCTTTATCTTTATGTTTAATGGCATTAACTAAACCGGGTGATACTTTAGCATTAGAAAGTCCCTGTTATCCTGGTATTTTACAGCTTGCTATAAGTCTAGGATTACAAGTTATTGAAGTGGCAACCCATCCGATTACAGGAATTGATATTGAGTCTTTAAAAAAAATAATACCGGTTATTCATGTATGTCTCTTAGTGCCAAATTATAATACCCCGTTGGGAAGCTGTATTCCCGATAGTAATAAATATGAAATTGTTCATTTATTAGCAAAGCATCATATTCCAATAATAGAGGATGATGTATATGGAGATTTGTATTTTGGTTCTACAAGACCAAAATGCTGTAAATCTTATGATACAGAAGGAAATGTGCTTTGGTGCAGTTCTATTTCAAAGACTTTGGCACCAGGTTATCGGGTAGGTTGGATTGCTCCGGGCAAGTATAAAGAGCAGATTTTAAAGTTAAAACTCGTACATGCTATATCTTCAACATCTGTGGTTCACGAAGCTGTAGGAAACTTTTTAAAATCTGGACGGTACGACAATCATCTTAGACATCTTCGAAGTACACTATCCGACAACTTTCAGCATTATGCCCATACTATCGCTTCATACTTTCCGGAAGGAACTAAAATAAGTCGTCCACAGGGAGGACTTGCATTATGGGTTGAGTTTAATGAAAATATAGATACGGCCGAACTGTACGAATTTGCACTTAAACACAATATAAGTATTGCACCAGGCCGGATGTTTACCCTCCAAGATCAATATAATAACTGTATGAGGCTTTGTTATGGACTTCCTTGGAACAACGAATTGCAATTTAAACTGAAACAACTGGGTAATTTTGCCAAAATTCTTGATAAAAAAAATATAAATAGTTTGATTTAA
- a CDS encoding DMT family transporter, giving the protein MRKTAINYETKIRSNGWINGIIGVLLFSGSLPATRIAVLDLNPIFLTVSRATIAGLLALGGLIIFKERKPTQKQIIPLFIVSVGVVIGFPLLSALALQYLTSADSLVFLGLLPLATASFGVLRGGERPKPLFWLFSIIGSLFIIGYAIAQGITTSPLGNSLMLVAVILCGLGYAEGAKLSKTLGGWQVISWALVLSLPFMIPLVFFYRPLSFANVDIKAWFGLAYVSIFSMFIAFIFWYKGLAQGGIASIGQLQLLQPFLGLAVASIFLNEKVSLNMIGITMAVILCVAGSKKYAK; this is encoded by the coding sequence ATGAGAAAAACAGCTATAAATTATGAAACAAAGATTCGATCTAACGGTTGGATTAATGGCATTATAGGCGTATTATTATTCAGTGGCTCTCTGCCTGCAACAAGAATTGCGGTATTAGATTTAAATCCTATATTTCTAACAGTTTCCCGTGCCACAATTGCTGGGTTACTTGCTTTAGGCGGATTAATAATTTTTAAAGAGAGAAAACCTACACAAAAACAAATTATTCCTTTGTTTATAGTGTCAGTCGGTGTTGTAATTGGCTTCCCTCTTTTAAGCGCTTTAGCACTACAATATCTTACATCCGCAGATTCACTTGTATTTTTAGGACTACTTCCACTTGCAACCGCTAGTTTTGGCGTGCTTCGAGGTGGTGAAAGGCCGAAACCTTTATTCTGGTTATTCTCAATAATAGGTAGCCTTTTTATAATAGGTTATGCTATTGCACAAGGAATAACAACCTCACCACTTGGTAATTCATTGATGTTAGTTGCCGTGATACTGTGTGGATTAGGATATGCAGAAGGGGCGAAACTATCAAAAACATTGGGGGGCTGGCAAGTAATTTCCTGGGCGCTAGTCTTATCACTGCCATTTATGATACCCCTAGTATTTTTTTACAGACCACTATCATTTGCAAACGTAGATATAAAGGCATGGTTCGGGCTAGCATACGTCTCTATTTTTAGCATGTTTATAGCTTTCATATTTTGGTATAAAGGATTAGCTCAAGGAGGAATTGCATCTATTGGACAGTTACAATTACTTCAACCGTTTCTTGGACTAGCCGTAGCATCAATTTTTTTGAATGAAAAAGTAAGTCTTAATATGATAGGAATAACGATGGCTGTCATACTCTGTGTTGCAGGATCAAAAAAATATGCTAAATAA
- a CDS encoding Rrf2 family transcriptional regulator has protein sequence MNNTRFSTAIHILTLLADSGENWVNSDWIAGSINTNAAMVRKELSALQDAGFVIGRKGKEGGSRLNKPSSQISLADIYVAVKNTEVLGKKNLNTNPQCPVGKQINKELDQLYSDTDQLVINSLKGLTLENFAKKFR, from the coding sequence ATGAATAATACAAGATTTTCAACAGCTATACATATATTAACATTGCTGGCTGATAGTGGAGAAAATTGGGTGAACTCGGATTGGATTGCAGGTAGTATTAACACGAATGCTGCGATGGTGCGGAAAGAACTAAGTGCATTGCAAGATGCAGGTTTTGTCATAGGACGTAAGGGCAAAGAGGGAGGTTCTCGATTAAATAAGCCAAGTAGTCAAATTTCATTGGCAGATATCTATGTGGCAGTGAAGAATACTGAAGTGCTAGGTAAAAAGAATTTGAATACGAATCCGCAATGTCCAGTTGGTAAGCAGATTAATAAGGAGTTAGATCAGCTCTATTCTGATACCGATCAGTTGGTGATTAATTCGTTAAAAGGGCTGACATTGGAAAATTTCGCGAAGAAATTTCGTTAG